The following proteins are co-located in the Silene latifolia isolate original U9 population chromosome 1, ASM4854445v1, whole genome shotgun sequence genome:
- the LOC141655440 gene encoding uncharacterized protein LOC141655440, translating to MRTIARLSRQELLDADQNLSKLSQYTFLDALNNATAKMGKVGFIQMKAREISSGDEFYITMVYAFNEVDNRRILWDRLCMFKRVISTTWVVCGDFNTVLSPLERLGGYTSEQEMEDFQNCIDECELIDSPAIGSLFTWNNKQEPSSRIYSRLDRVLISENTQVKRKSFEYFHMWSQSEQFHECVKRVWDQHWYGTKMFILVKKVKSLKQPLKLLNIAQFDDIENNTVRAWQHLEYIQGKLRSDPLNADLIQQENDAAKCYRELNDVSCAFLFQKSKVTWVDKGDNNTKYFHSVLKSRQARNKVVKIADQNGVACESTDQIQQAFLDFYIQLLGTAKDTSLVSVSVVQQGIVCSPAHAEMLLAPVTNDEIKKMKLSHLMFADDLLLFSKGDAASIMVLLRVFTTFSQASGLHMNNSKTNAYFNGVQGSIKQEILQVSSFMEGQLPFSYLGVLITAGRLKKKDCQVLIEKLVSKIRGFGARHLSYAGRLVLVNSVLNSLYTYWANIFIIPKGVLQQVDAICRNYLWDGKVDYIRVPLVGWEKLCAPKNEGGLGIRDSYAWNIAAIGKLVWWVFSKPDSLWIRWVHHVYMKGAAWSDYNPTYDVRWSWKAIVKVRDKLLGSYSAELWQGESRGYTVRSSYEVMRRKFQRVDWHKQIWNGCDTLCLVCGNADESHCHLFQDCEYSLRILAGIARLCNIQLPARNVRAWVYTRQFTKLQKGVLGSAFLAAHYAIWMQRNKVRVDSCLMKPEMVIAQVQK from the exons ATGAGAACTATAGCTCGTTTGAGTAGACAGGAATTACTGGATGCTGATCAGAATCTCTCAAAACTTTCTCAGTATACTTTCCTGGATGCCCTGAACAATGCTACTGCAAAAATGGGTAAAG TTGGT TTTATCCAGATGAAGGCTAGAGAGATTAGTTCTGGTGATGAATTTTATATAACTATGGTGTATGCTTTCAATGAGGTTGATAATAGAAGAATACTTTGGGATAGACTTTGTATGTTTAAGAGGGTGATTTCTACAACTTGGGTGGTGTGTGGTGACTTTAATACTGTGCTGAGCCCTTTAGAAAGACTTGGGGGGTATACTAGTGAACAGGAGATGGAAGACTTTCAGAATTGCATTGATGAATGTGAGCTTATTGATAGTCCTGCTATTGGCTCATTATTCACTTGGAATAATAAACAAGAACCTTCCTCTAGAATTTACAGTCGTCTGGATAGAGTGTTG ATTTCTGAGAACACTCAGGTTAAAAGAAAAAGTTTTGAATATTTCCATATGTGGAGTCAATCTGAGCAATTCCATGAGTGTGTGAAGAGAGTTTGGGACCAGCATTGGTATGGTACAAAAATGTTTATCTTGGTCAAAAAAGTGAAGAGCTTGAAACAACCTTTGAAACTGCTAAACATAGCTCAATTTGATGATATTGAGAATAATACAGTCAGAGCCTGGCAACATTTGGAATATATTCAAGGGAAACTGAGGAGTGATCCCTTAAATGCTGACCTTATTCAGCAAGAGAATGATGCAGCAAAGTGTTACAGAGAACTTAATGATGTCTCCTGTGCCTTCCTATTTCAGAAATCTAAGGTCACTTGGGTGGATAAAGGAGATAATAACACTAAATATTTTCATAGTGTCCTTAAGAGTAGGCAAGCTAGGAATAAAGTGGTTAAGATTGCTGATCAGAATGGAGTGGCCTGTGAATCTACTGATCAAATTCAGCAGGCTTTTTTGGACTTCTACATACAATTGTTGGGTACTGCTAAGGATACCTCACTTGTCAGTGTATCAGTTGTTCAGCAAGGAATAGTCTGTTCCCCTGCTCATGCTGAGATGCTGCTGGCACCAGTTACCAATGATGAGATAAAAAAG ATGAAGTTGTCACAccttatgtttgcagatgatctgcTCCTTTTTAGTAAAGGGGATGCAGCTTCTATTATGGTCTTGCTCAGAGTTTTTACTACTTTCTCACAAGCTTCTGGACTCCATATGAATAATTCTAAGACTAATGCCTATTTCAATGGTGTCCAAGGTAGCATTAAACAAGAGATCCTGCAAGTTTCTAGCTTCATGGAAGGACAGCTCCCTTTCTCTTATCTGGGAGTCCTAATTACAGCTGGAAGACTGAAGAAGAAAGATTGCCAAGTCTTGATTGAGAAATTAGTCTCAAAAATAAGAGGTTTTGGGGCTAGACACTTATCCTATGCAGGAAGGCTTGTGTTAGTAAATTCTGTACTAAACTCCCTTTATACTTATTGGGCTAACATTTTCATTATTCCCAAGGGTGTTCTACAACAAGTGGATGCTATTTGCAGGAATTATCTTTGGGATGGGAAGGTGGATTATATTAGAGTTCCTCTGGTTGGTTGGGAGAAATTATGTGCTCCAAAGAATGAAGGGGGACTAGGAATCAGAGATTCTTATGCATGGAATATAGCTGCAATTGGCAAGCTGGTTTGGTGGGTCTTTTCTAAGCCTGATAGTCTATGGATTAGATGGGTTCATCACGTTTATATGAAAGGAGCGGCTTGGTCTGATTACAACCCTACTTATGATGTAAGATGGAGTTGGAAGGCTATTGTTAAGGTTAGAGATAAGTTATTAGGTTCCTACTCTGCTGAGTTGTGGCAGGGGGAGAGTAGAGGATATACTGTCAGAAGTAGTTATGAGGTGATGAGGAGAAAGTTTCAAAGAGTGGACTGGCATAAGCAGATCTGGAATGGATG TGATACTTTATGCTTGGTCTGTGGAAATGCTGATGAATCTCACTGCCATCTTTTCCAGGACTGTGAGTATAGCCTTAGGATTCTGGCTGGCATTGCTAGGCTGTGTAATATACAGCTACCTGCAAGGAATGTCAGAGCTTGGGTGTATACTAGACAGTTCACAAAGTTGCAGAAGGGTGTTTTAGGGAGTGCTTTTTTGGCTGCTCACTATGCTATTTGGATGCAGAGAAACAAAGTACGGGTTGATTCGTGTCTGATGAAACCTGAAATGGTGATAGCTCAAGTCCAAAAATAG